A genomic region of Sander lucioperca isolate FBNREF2018 chromosome 6, SLUC_FBN_1.2, whole genome shotgun sequence contains the following coding sequences:
- the sycp1 gene encoding synaptonemal complex protein 1 isoform X4, whose protein sequence is MSKIVRMERDRGFNFKLLVPPRVNNGQVSAVRPQEIVENCGDFMNTMLQGYSKGFEKEQSMPFPNTSMVAPTKPTRQDLPRYQDTKMKVVPPMEKGENNCKPGQLYSKLFEEVEKIKCWKVKVDCDTVQKDRRLQENKRTIETQRKAIQELQFGNESLSVKLEEQISENEDLRNKNNATRNLCNILKDTFQRSAEKMHLFESEREETHHLFMENSGSIQKLIAAFESLRVRAEADQQEMQKVKEDVLQFEVLKGKYDQEYNMKEKEVAELQTKIKDKENELQKLLLDLNETQKHCKQLQEATKEQYELLKSSKSEQESLLQKLHTAEQRCKETEKNCEAAAALLEQSKEEYAEMIQNKDLSLQELSRVTNQQADKLEQIQTTSQELQNSLTSEIQRAGELEDKLMASNKELEMRNTLLGESIEQSVKKDEQIKILEDELDKISKSVESMKGKSDVTEARVEELTAELSRKTEEVQLFKIKVMALEGQLFTEINKNKEHTSQMEQLRKDIMQNKLKYKELLSDYNELHSEKTAIQHQFESGSSNVKAMEATIKVSEEKAENLTREIQRLEEENQCLREEVNSIKTKSQGKYQETETLQKKMQENCDHLQEEIAEKEKHIKAMETKLCNLRKKCESKLKAQEEYQKENKMLKKQIAKENAKSSQLETVINSLHEESQNLKRLNEEDQQKLLKELESKSTFTAELENEVQKLRLTTAEAIKKKDDTELKCQHKIADMVALMEKHKSQYDRMVEEKIAELDENKKKEMEAVAHRKSLELDLIKHKTDIDHLKQQLKTEITEKENMQKKLTDLKKEMSSITTTQLSEARNKQSPASNCKQGRGDETPKESSLKRHTFDFSKARKTPSYNKDNGSPVVMKKSLKESDTESIRKSCGTTPKNKEIHNEDLKTLRHITNRVGGTTKIKSYRIRTPPSAEKAARWGDSPIDLDPKSDSSDQNDLLTFASAPTPNLPAPRGKLNIFKRIQSPAIHKSPGNSLKLAAMKRMRDAGWTAVTGCDKKKKTTNEKIFA, encoded by the exons ATGAGTAAAATTGTTAG GATGGAGAGAGACCGGGGTTTTAACTTCAAACTGCTGGTACCTCCCAGGGTCAATAACGGACAGGTATCGGCTGTTCGACCTCAGGAAATCGTTGAGAACTGTGGAGATTTCATGAATACAATGCTGCAG GGTTACAGTAAAGGCTTTGAAAAAGAGCAGAGCATGCCTTTCCCCAATACAAGTATGGTTGCACCAACTAAACCAACCAGACaag ACTTACCAAGATACCAAGATACCAAGATGAAAGTCGTGCCACCAATGGAAAAAGGCGAG AATAATTGCAAACCTGGACAGCTTTATTCCAAGCTGTTTGAAGAAGTTGAGAAAATTAAGTGCTGGAAGGTCAAAGTTGACTGTGACACTGTGCAAAAGGATAGGAGACtccaagaaaacaaaagaacaatTGAAACTCAGCGCAAAGCCATTCAAGAATTGCAG TTTGGAAATGAAAGTCTCAGTGTGAAGCTGGAAGAACAGATCAGTGAAAATGAGGATTTGAGGAACAA AAACAACGCAACAAGGAACTTGTGTAATATACTCAAAGATACTTTTCAGCGGTCAGCTGAGAAAATGCATTTAT TTGAATCTGAAAGAGAAGAAACACATCACCTCTTTATGGAAAATAGTGGGAGTATTCAG AAACTGATTGCAGCATTTGAAAGCCTTCGTGTTCGCGCAGAAGCTGATCAACAAGAGATGCAGAaag TCAAAGAGGACGTGCTGCAATTTGAAGTTCTAAAAGGAAAATATGATCAAGAATATAACATGAAAGAGAAAGAG GTTGCAGAGCTTCAAACTAAAATTAAGGATAAGGAAAATGAATTACAAAAACTCCTGCTTGACCTCAATGAAACCCAGAAGCACTGCAAACAACTTCAAGAGGCAACAA AGGAACAATATGAACTTCTCAAAAGCTCAAAAAGTGAACAAGAATCCCTTCTCCAAAAACTGCACACTGCAGAGCAGCGCTGTAAAGAAACTGAG AAAAATTGtgaagctgctgctgcattACTGGAACAAAGTAAAGAAGAATATGCAGAGATGATTCAAAACAAAGACTTAAGTTTGCAGGAGCTCAGCAGAGTTACAAATCAACAAGCAGATAAGTTGGAGCAAATTCAGACAACCTCTCAGGAGCTACAGAATTCCCTAACCTCAGAGATACAGAG GGCTGGGGAACTTGAGGATAAACTCATGGCAAGCAACAAGGAACTTGAAATGAGAAACACACTTTTAG GAGAGAGCATCGAGCAGAGTGTAAAAAAAGATGAGCAGATCAAAATCCTTGAAGATGAACTG GACAAGATATCTAAATCTGTTGAGTCCATGAAGGGTAAGAGTGACGTCACTGAAGCCAGAGTGGAGGAACTCACAGCTGAGCTTTCAAGGAAAACGGAAGAAGTCCAGCTGTTTAAG ATCAAAGTGATGGCGTTAGAGGGACAATTGTTTAccgaaataaacaaaaataaagaacacACCTCTCAGATGGAGCAACTGAGGAAAGACATCATGCAGAATAA atTAAAGTACAAAGAGTTATTATCCGACTATAATGAGCTGCACTCTGAGAAGACAGCCATTCAACATCAGTTTGAGAGTGGATCTTCTAATGTGAAAGCCATGGAGGCAACCATAAAG GTGAGTGAGGAGAAGGCTGAGAATCTCACTAGAGAAATTCAAAGACTGGAAGAAGAAAACCAATGTTTACG AGAGGAAGTAAACTCCATTAAAACCAAAAGCCAAGGGAAATATCAGGAAACTGAGACTCTGCAGaagaaaatgcaagaaaat TGTGACCATCTGCAGGAGGAAAttgcagaaaaagaaaagcatatCAAAGCTATGGAAACCAAG ctgTGCAATCTTCGGAAAAAATGTGAAAGTAAACTTAAAGCCCAGGAGGAATACCAGAAAGAG aataaaatgctTAAGAAACAAATAGCAAAGGAGAATGCAAAATCCAGTCAACTTGAAACTGTG ATCAACAGTCTTCATGAGGAGTCCCAGAACCTTAAAAGACTCAACGAAGAAGACCAGCAGAAATTGCTTAAGGAGCTTGAGTCCAAATCAACCTTTACAGCAGAGCTTGAAAATGAG GTACAAAAACTCAGATTAACAACAGCAGAGGCCATCAAGAAAAAGGACGACACGGAACTCAAGTGTCAACACAAGATAGCCGACATGGTTGCACTGATGGAAAAACATAAG AGCCAGTATGACCGAATGGTTGAAGAAAAGATTGCAGAGCTTGATGAGAACAAGAAGAAAGAGATGGAGGCTGTTGCCCATAGGAAATCACTG GAGTTGGATCTCATTAAGCACAAGACAGATATTGATCATCTGAAGCAACAGCTGAAGACAGAAATAACAGAGAAG GAAAACATGCAGAAGAAGCTGACCGActtaaagaaagaaatgtcaTCAATAACAACCACTCAGCTGTCAGAAGCAAGGAACAAGCAG TCACCTGCCTCAAACTGTAAACAAGGGAGAGGTGACGAGACTCCAAAAGAGAGCTCTTTGAAGAGACACACGTTTGACTTCTCCAAGGCCAGGAAAACTCCCTCCTACAACAAAGATAATGGAAGTCCTGTCGTTATGAAGAAATCT CTTAAGGAATCTGACACTGAATCCATCAGAAAATCGTGTGGAACAACACCAAAGAACAAG GAAATTCACAATGAAGACCTGAAAACCCTAAGACATATTACAAACAGGGTTGGCGGAACAACCAAGATCAAA TCCTACAGAATAAGGACACCTCCATCTGCTGAAAAGGCAGCACGCTGGGGAGACAGCCCCATAGACCTTGACCCCAAGTCTGACAGCTCTGATCAAAACGATCTCTTG ACCTTTGCAAGTGCACCCACACCCAATCTTCCCGCTCCACGCGGCAAACTCAACATCTTTAAAAGG ATCCAGAGCCCTGCCATTCATAAATCCCCAGGGAATTCCTTGAAGTTAGCTGCAATGAAAAGGATGAGAGATGCTGGTTGGACGGCTGTTACTGgctgtgacaaaaaaaagaagacgacCAATGAGAAGATCTTTGCGTGA
- the sycp1 gene encoding synaptonemal complex protein 1 isoform X1, with product MSKIVRMERDRGFNFKLLVPPRVNNGQVSAVRPQEIVENCGDFMNTMLQGYSKGFEKEQSMPFPNTSMVAPTKPTRQDLPRYQDTKMKVVPPMEKGENNCKPGQLYSKLFEEVEKIKCWKVKVDCDTVQKDRRLQENKRTIETQRKAIQELQFGNESLSVKLEEQISENEDLRNKNNATRNLCNILKDTFQRSAEKMHLFESEREETHHLFMENSGSIQKLIAAFESLRVRAEADQQEMQKVKEDVLQFEVLKGKYDQEYNMKEKEVAELQTKIKDKENELQKLLLDLNETQKHCKQLQEATKEQYELLKSSKSEQESLLQKLHTAEQRCKETEKNCEAAAALLEQSKEEYAEMIQNKDLSLQELSRVTNQQADKLEQIQTTSQELQNSLTSEIQRAGELEDKLMASNKELEMRNTLLGESIEQSVKKDEQIKILEDELDKISKSVESMKGKSDVTEARVEELTAELSRKTEEVQLFKNEAEISFAENDLLKKACEAAEKAQDDLKEKSAVTEIKVMALEGQLFTEINKNKEHTSQMEQLRKDIMQNKLKYKELLSDYNELHSEKTAIQHQFESGSSNVKAMEATIKVSEEKAENLTREIQRLEEENQCLREEVNSIKTKSQGKYQETETLQKKMQENCDHLQEEIAEKEKHIKAMETKLCNLRKKCESKLKAQEEYQKENKMLKKQIAKENAKSSQLETVINSLHEESQNLKRLNEEDQQKLLKELESKSTFTAELENEVQKLRLTTAEAIKKKDDTELKCQHKIADMVALMEKHKSQYDRMVEEKIAELDENKKKEMEAVAHRKSLELDLIKHKTDIDHLKQQLKTEITEKENMQKKLTDLKKEMSSITTTQLSEARNKQSPASNCKQGRGDETPKESSLKRHTFDFSKARKTPSYNKDNGSPVVMKKSLKESDTESIRKSCGTTPKNKEIHNEDLKTLRHITNRVGGTTKIKSYRIRTPPSAEKAARWGDSPIDLDPKSDSSDQNDLLTFASAPTPNLPAPRGKLNIFKRIQSPAIHKSPGNSLKLAAMKRMRDAGWTAVTGCDKKKKTTNEKIFA from the exons ATGAGTAAAATTGTTAG GATGGAGAGAGACCGGGGTTTTAACTTCAAACTGCTGGTACCTCCCAGGGTCAATAACGGACAGGTATCGGCTGTTCGACCTCAGGAAATCGTTGAGAACTGTGGAGATTTCATGAATACAATGCTGCAG GGTTACAGTAAAGGCTTTGAAAAAGAGCAGAGCATGCCTTTCCCCAATACAAGTATGGTTGCACCAACTAAACCAACCAGACaag ACTTACCAAGATACCAAGATACCAAGATGAAAGTCGTGCCACCAATGGAAAAAGGCGAG AATAATTGCAAACCTGGACAGCTTTATTCCAAGCTGTTTGAAGAAGTTGAGAAAATTAAGTGCTGGAAGGTCAAAGTTGACTGTGACACTGTGCAAAAGGATAGGAGACtccaagaaaacaaaagaacaatTGAAACTCAGCGCAAAGCCATTCAAGAATTGCAG TTTGGAAATGAAAGTCTCAGTGTGAAGCTGGAAGAACAGATCAGTGAAAATGAGGATTTGAGGAACAA AAACAACGCAACAAGGAACTTGTGTAATATACTCAAAGATACTTTTCAGCGGTCAGCTGAGAAAATGCATTTAT TTGAATCTGAAAGAGAAGAAACACATCACCTCTTTATGGAAAATAGTGGGAGTATTCAG AAACTGATTGCAGCATTTGAAAGCCTTCGTGTTCGCGCAGAAGCTGATCAACAAGAGATGCAGAaag TCAAAGAGGACGTGCTGCAATTTGAAGTTCTAAAAGGAAAATATGATCAAGAATATAACATGAAAGAGAAAGAG GTTGCAGAGCTTCAAACTAAAATTAAGGATAAGGAAAATGAATTACAAAAACTCCTGCTTGACCTCAATGAAACCCAGAAGCACTGCAAACAACTTCAAGAGGCAACAA AGGAACAATATGAACTTCTCAAAAGCTCAAAAAGTGAACAAGAATCCCTTCTCCAAAAACTGCACACTGCAGAGCAGCGCTGTAAAGAAACTGAG AAAAATTGtgaagctgctgctgcattACTGGAACAAAGTAAAGAAGAATATGCAGAGATGATTCAAAACAAAGACTTAAGTTTGCAGGAGCTCAGCAGAGTTACAAATCAACAAGCAGATAAGTTGGAGCAAATTCAGACAACCTCTCAGGAGCTACAGAATTCCCTAACCTCAGAGATACAGAG GGCTGGGGAACTTGAGGATAAACTCATGGCAAGCAACAAGGAACTTGAAATGAGAAACACACTTTTAG GAGAGAGCATCGAGCAGAGTGTAAAAAAAGATGAGCAGATCAAAATCCTTGAAGATGAACTG GACAAGATATCTAAATCTGTTGAGTCCATGAAGGGTAAGAGTGACGTCACTGAAGCCAGAGTGGAGGAACTCACAGCTGAGCTTTCAAGGAAAACGGAAGAAGTCCAGCTGTTTAAG AATGAAGCAGAGATTTCCTTTGCTGAAAATGATCTACTAAAGAAGGCTTGTGAAGCTGCTGAAAAGGCACAAGACGATTTAAAGGAGAAGTCTGCAGTGACAGAG ATCAAAGTGATGGCGTTAGAGGGACAATTGTTTAccgaaataaacaaaaataaagaacacACCTCTCAGATGGAGCAACTGAGGAAAGACATCATGCAGAATAA atTAAAGTACAAAGAGTTATTATCCGACTATAATGAGCTGCACTCTGAGAAGACAGCCATTCAACATCAGTTTGAGAGTGGATCTTCTAATGTGAAAGCCATGGAGGCAACCATAAAG GTGAGTGAGGAGAAGGCTGAGAATCTCACTAGAGAAATTCAAAGACTGGAAGAAGAAAACCAATGTTTACG AGAGGAAGTAAACTCCATTAAAACCAAAAGCCAAGGGAAATATCAGGAAACTGAGACTCTGCAGaagaaaatgcaagaaaat TGTGACCATCTGCAGGAGGAAAttgcagaaaaagaaaagcatatCAAAGCTATGGAAACCAAG ctgTGCAATCTTCGGAAAAAATGTGAAAGTAAACTTAAAGCCCAGGAGGAATACCAGAAAGAG aataaaatgctTAAGAAACAAATAGCAAAGGAGAATGCAAAATCCAGTCAACTTGAAACTGTG ATCAACAGTCTTCATGAGGAGTCCCAGAACCTTAAAAGACTCAACGAAGAAGACCAGCAGAAATTGCTTAAGGAGCTTGAGTCCAAATCAACCTTTACAGCAGAGCTTGAAAATGAG GTACAAAAACTCAGATTAACAACAGCAGAGGCCATCAAGAAAAAGGACGACACGGAACTCAAGTGTCAACACAAGATAGCCGACATGGTTGCACTGATGGAAAAACATAAG AGCCAGTATGACCGAATGGTTGAAGAAAAGATTGCAGAGCTTGATGAGAACAAGAAGAAAGAGATGGAGGCTGTTGCCCATAGGAAATCACTG GAGTTGGATCTCATTAAGCACAAGACAGATATTGATCATCTGAAGCAACAGCTGAAGACAGAAATAACAGAGAAG GAAAACATGCAGAAGAAGCTGACCGActtaaagaaagaaatgtcaTCAATAACAACCACTCAGCTGTCAGAAGCAAGGAACAAGCAG TCACCTGCCTCAAACTGTAAACAAGGGAGAGGTGACGAGACTCCAAAAGAGAGCTCTTTGAAGAGACACACGTTTGACTTCTCCAAGGCCAGGAAAACTCCCTCCTACAACAAAGATAATGGAAGTCCTGTCGTTATGAAGAAATCT CTTAAGGAATCTGACACTGAATCCATCAGAAAATCGTGTGGAACAACACCAAAGAACAAG GAAATTCACAATGAAGACCTGAAAACCCTAAGACATATTACAAACAGGGTTGGCGGAACAACCAAGATCAAA TCCTACAGAATAAGGACACCTCCATCTGCTGAAAAGGCAGCACGCTGGGGAGACAGCCCCATAGACCTTGACCCCAAGTCTGACAGCTCTGATCAAAACGATCTCTTG ACCTTTGCAAGTGCACCCACACCCAATCTTCCCGCTCCACGCGGCAAACTCAACATCTTTAAAAGG ATCCAGAGCCCTGCCATTCATAAATCCCCAGGGAATTCCTTGAAGTTAGCTGCAATGAAAAGGATGAGAGATGCTGGTTGGACGGCTGTTACTGgctgtgacaaaaaaaagaagacgacCAATGAGAAGATCTTTGCGTGA
- the sycp1 gene encoding synaptonemal complex protein 1 isoform X3: MSKIVRMERDRGFNFKLLVPPRVNNGQVSAVRPQEIVENCGDFMNTMLQGYSKGFEKEQSMPFPNTSMVAPTKPTRQDLPRYQDTKMKVVPPMEKGENNCKPGQLYSKLFEEVEKIKCWKVKVDCDTVQKDRRLQENKRTIETQRKAIQELQFGNESLSVKLEEQISENEDLRNKNNATRNLCNILKDTFQRSAEKMHLFESEREETHHLFMENSGSIQKLIAAFESLRVRAEADQQEMQKVKEDVLQFEVLKGKYDQEYNMKEKEVAELQTKIKDKENELQKLLLDLNETQKHCKQLQEATKEQYELLKSSKSEQESLLQKLHTAEQRCKETEKNCEAAAALLEQSKEEYAEMIQNKDLSLQELSRVTNQQADKLEQIQTTSQELQNSLTSEIQRAGELEDKLMASNKELEMRNTLLGESIEQSVKKDEQIKILEDELDKISKSVESMKGKSDVTEARVEELTAELSRKTEEVQLFKNEAEISFAENDLLKKACEAAEKAQDDLKEKSAVTEIKVMALEGQLFTEINKNKEHTSQMEQLRKDIMQNKLKYKELLSDYNELHSEKTAIQHQFESGSSNVKAMEATIKVSEEKAENLTREIQRLEEENQCLREEVNSIKTKSQGKYQETETLQKKMQENCDHLQEEIAEKEKHIKAMETKLCNLRKKCESKLKAQEEYQKENKMLKKQIAKENAKSSQLETVINSLHEESQNLKRLNEEDQQKLLKELESKSTFTAELENEVQKLRLTTAEAIKKKDDTELKCQHKIADMVALMEKHKSQYDRMVEEKIAELDENKKKEMEAVAHRKSLELDLIKHKTDIDHLKQQLKTEITEKENMQKKLTDLKKEMSSITTTQLSEARNKQSPASNCKQGRGDETPKESSLKRHTFDFSKARKTPSYNKDNGSPVVMKKSEIHNEDLKTLRHITNRVGGTTKIKSYRIRTPPSAEKAARWGDSPIDLDPKSDSSDQNDLLTFASAPTPNLPAPRGKLNIFKRIQSPAIHKSPGNSLKLAAMKRMRDAGWTAVTGCDKKKKTTNEKIFA, from the exons ATGAGTAAAATTGTTAG GATGGAGAGAGACCGGGGTTTTAACTTCAAACTGCTGGTACCTCCCAGGGTCAATAACGGACAGGTATCGGCTGTTCGACCTCAGGAAATCGTTGAGAACTGTGGAGATTTCATGAATACAATGCTGCAG GGTTACAGTAAAGGCTTTGAAAAAGAGCAGAGCATGCCTTTCCCCAATACAAGTATGGTTGCACCAACTAAACCAACCAGACaag ACTTACCAAGATACCAAGATACCAAGATGAAAGTCGTGCCACCAATGGAAAAAGGCGAG AATAATTGCAAACCTGGACAGCTTTATTCCAAGCTGTTTGAAGAAGTTGAGAAAATTAAGTGCTGGAAGGTCAAAGTTGACTGTGACACTGTGCAAAAGGATAGGAGACtccaagaaaacaaaagaacaatTGAAACTCAGCGCAAAGCCATTCAAGAATTGCAG TTTGGAAATGAAAGTCTCAGTGTGAAGCTGGAAGAACAGATCAGTGAAAATGAGGATTTGAGGAACAA AAACAACGCAACAAGGAACTTGTGTAATATACTCAAAGATACTTTTCAGCGGTCAGCTGAGAAAATGCATTTAT TTGAATCTGAAAGAGAAGAAACACATCACCTCTTTATGGAAAATAGTGGGAGTATTCAG AAACTGATTGCAGCATTTGAAAGCCTTCGTGTTCGCGCAGAAGCTGATCAACAAGAGATGCAGAaag TCAAAGAGGACGTGCTGCAATTTGAAGTTCTAAAAGGAAAATATGATCAAGAATATAACATGAAAGAGAAAGAG GTTGCAGAGCTTCAAACTAAAATTAAGGATAAGGAAAATGAATTACAAAAACTCCTGCTTGACCTCAATGAAACCCAGAAGCACTGCAAACAACTTCAAGAGGCAACAA AGGAACAATATGAACTTCTCAAAAGCTCAAAAAGTGAACAAGAATCCCTTCTCCAAAAACTGCACACTGCAGAGCAGCGCTGTAAAGAAACTGAG AAAAATTGtgaagctgctgctgcattACTGGAACAAAGTAAAGAAGAATATGCAGAGATGATTCAAAACAAAGACTTAAGTTTGCAGGAGCTCAGCAGAGTTACAAATCAACAAGCAGATAAGTTGGAGCAAATTCAGACAACCTCTCAGGAGCTACAGAATTCCCTAACCTCAGAGATACAGAG GGCTGGGGAACTTGAGGATAAACTCATGGCAAGCAACAAGGAACTTGAAATGAGAAACACACTTTTAG GAGAGAGCATCGAGCAGAGTGTAAAAAAAGATGAGCAGATCAAAATCCTTGAAGATGAACTG GACAAGATATCTAAATCTGTTGAGTCCATGAAGGGTAAGAGTGACGTCACTGAAGCCAGAGTGGAGGAACTCACAGCTGAGCTTTCAAGGAAAACGGAAGAAGTCCAGCTGTTTAAG AATGAAGCAGAGATTTCCTTTGCTGAAAATGATCTACTAAAGAAGGCTTGTGAAGCTGCTGAAAAGGCACAAGACGATTTAAAGGAGAAGTCTGCAGTGACAGAG ATCAAAGTGATGGCGTTAGAGGGACAATTGTTTAccgaaataaacaaaaataaagaacacACCTCTCAGATGGAGCAACTGAGGAAAGACATCATGCAGAATAA atTAAAGTACAAAGAGTTATTATCCGACTATAATGAGCTGCACTCTGAGAAGACAGCCATTCAACATCAGTTTGAGAGTGGATCTTCTAATGTGAAAGCCATGGAGGCAACCATAAAG GTGAGTGAGGAGAAGGCTGAGAATCTCACTAGAGAAATTCAAAGACTGGAAGAAGAAAACCAATGTTTACG AGAGGAAGTAAACTCCATTAAAACCAAAAGCCAAGGGAAATATCAGGAAACTGAGACTCTGCAGaagaaaatgcaagaaaat TGTGACCATCTGCAGGAGGAAAttgcagaaaaagaaaagcatatCAAAGCTATGGAAACCAAG ctgTGCAATCTTCGGAAAAAATGTGAAAGTAAACTTAAAGCCCAGGAGGAATACCAGAAAGAG aataaaatgctTAAGAAACAAATAGCAAAGGAGAATGCAAAATCCAGTCAACTTGAAACTGTG ATCAACAGTCTTCATGAGGAGTCCCAGAACCTTAAAAGACTCAACGAAGAAGACCAGCAGAAATTGCTTAAGGAGCTTGAGTCCAAATCAACCTTTACAGCAGAGCTTGAAAATGAG GTACAAAAACTCAGATTAACAACAGCAGAGGCCATCAAGAAAAAGGACGACACGGAACTCAAGTGTCAACACAAGATAGCCGACATGGTTGCACTGATGGAAAAACATAAG AGCCAGTATGACCGAATGGTTGAAGAAAAGATTGCAGAGCTTGATGAGAACAAGAAGAAAGAGATGGAGGCTGTTGCCCATAGGAAATCACTG GAGTTGGATCTCATTAAGCACAAGACAGATATTGATCATCTGAAGCAACAGCTGAAGACAGAAATAACAGAGAAG GAAAACATGCAGAAGAAGCTGACCGActtaaagaaagaaatgtcaTCAATAACAACCACTCAGCTGTCAGAAGCAAGGAACAAGCAG TCACCTGCCTCAAACTGTAAACAAGGGAGAGGTGACGAGACTCCAAAAGAGAGCTCTTTGAAGAGACACACGTTTGACTTCTCCAAGGCCAGGAAAACTCCCTCCTACAACAAAGATAATGGAAGTCCTGTCGTTATGAAGAAATCT GAAATTCACAATGAAGACCTGAAAACCCTAAGACATATTACAAACAGGGTTGGCGGAACAACCAAGATCAAA TCCTACAGAATAAGGACACCTCCATCTGCTGAAAAGGCAGCACGCTGGGGAGACAGCCCCATAGACCTTGACCCCAAGTCTGACAGCTCTGATCAAAACGATCTCTTG ACCTTTGCAAGTGCACCCACACCCAATCTTCCCGCTCCACGCGGCAAACTCAACATCTTTAAAAGG ATCCAGAGCCCTGCCATTCATAAATCCCCAGGGAATTCCTTGAAGTTAGCTGCAATGAAAAGGATGAGAGATGCTGGTTGGACGGCTGTTACTGgctgtgacaaaaaaaagaagacgacCAATGAGAAGATCTTTGCGTGA